GATCCATATTCACGTCCTTCTTCACTGCCGCCGGCGACAACGAGCGACTCGTCCGCCGTCAACGGCAGATTGGCCGTTGCATCGCCGCGCTGGCGAGACTCTTCGTTGTTGCTGAACGTGCCCAGCGCGACCGCCGCTAGGTCGGAGCCGGCCTGCGCCCGAGCGATGACGTCGCTTCCGCCCTCCGCGATTTCTGCGCTCGAACCGCCGAGGAACGGATCGAGCGCAACGATTCCCCCGGCGGCCTGATCGCCGTAGGAGAATGCGTTGCTCGCATCGCGTACAACGGCGTTTTGCTCGTACTGCGCCGGAATGGATCCGTACGGGGACCCACCCGCGACGATGTCGTAGTTGGGCGCTCCGTTGTCGATGAGCAATGAGCCGGTCGTCGAAAGCCCTCGGTCGGCGAGTACCGAACCGGGATACGGAGCGCTGCTTTGCGACAACAGGGTGAACGGGCGCAACGCGACCGACGACTCGACGTGGGCGTACGGTAAGCTCGCCAAATCCTCGGCCGACGGGGAGTCATTCGCCAGCGCATCGTAGCGCCAAAGGATCGCGACGACTGGCTCGCTGCCGTGGACGGCGAGTTCGACGCTTTGACAATAGCGGCAGGTGACGCGAATGCGAGCGATTCCGTCGGCGTGGAGAACGAAGGTGCCCCCGGCGTCGGTCGTCGCTGCAGCCCGCACGCTTGCCGGCGCACGAGCGGTCACCAAGGCTCCGGCGATGGGTGCGCCATGCTGATCCCGCACGGAACCCGCGAGCAATGGAGTCTGCGCATGCGCCGGCGACGCAGCAAGCAGGGCCAGGATGAGGGCCGCCGCGCCGTCGAGCCTGCGTTTCACGGATTCTTTAGACTTTCGGCTATGATGGAGGGAGTGTCAACCCATCTCCCCCGCCTCCTCGTCGCGATCGCGCTGGCCCTGGGCATTCTATGCTCCGGCCGGTTTGCGGTGGCCGCCGCAACGTCGCTCGACGACCTGATCGCCGGAAACCTCGTTCCGTCGGCGGCTCCGGCCCTGCTCGGGCCCATTACCTCGGCGGGGAGGGTCGGTTGGGCGTGCAAGCCCGAACGGTCGGCGGCGGCCCGTGGCTACCGCCAAGCCGAACTGCCGGCGGATCCCTCCAGCCCGTAACCCATGCGGGTGCTGCTCCTGGTCGCCCTTCTGATCCAAGCCGCGACGGGTTTCGGATTGGCGCAGACCTATGCCCCTCGATCTCCGGTCCCCCGGACGACATCGCTCCCCGAGTTGCGCGCCATCGCCGCGCGGCGCGAGATCGAAGAACGCTTCACGATCGGGCTCGACCTTCAAGCCCGTGGCGACTGGGAAGCTGCGCGTGGCGAGTTCGAGCAGATCGTCGTGCTGCATCCGTCCGAACCGCAAGGCTCGACGGCGCACTACGACCTCGCCATCGCCTATTCGAACCTGCATCGTAATGACGACGCCGCGCGCGAACTGCGCGCAGCTATCGCGCTCGATCCGGATTTCCTCGCCGCGATGGCAAATCTCGTTTCAATCGATCTCGCGCGCGGTGACCTTCGCGAAGCGCGCAAGGTCGCCGATCGTTACGTCGCGCTGGCGCCGGCCTCGGCGCGGGCCCTCTATTCGCGCGGGATCGTCGCATTACAAAGCGGCGACAACGCCGTAGCGCGCGCTGATTTCGGTAAGCTTCTCTCCGAAAACCCTTCGTACGCGGTCGCCCATTACGATCTCGCGCTCGCGGAGGAACGCTTGGGGCGTTACGATGCCGCCGAACGCGAACTGCAGAGCGCGCTCGTGCTGGCCCCGGCCTACGCTCGTGCCCGATTCGCCCTCGGCGTCGTTCTTCTTCGCGAGGGCGAGCATGCCAAGGCGCGCGATGAATTCGCGCGTGCGACCGTCGACGCAGCCGGAGACCCGGGCCTAGCGAACATCGCGGCCGCGATGCGTGATTCGATCAAGAATTAGCGTCTATCGGCGAAGCTTTATAATTTCTTCATCCCTCGCCGCTAGACTTGCGCAGAACCCAACGCTCTTTGGAGGTTTCATGTCTCGAAAACTCATGGCAATCGCCGTAGCGGTCGCCGCAACAGCACTCGCAGCGTGCGGCGCGCGGTACGGCAGTGGCACCAACAGCGCAACCTACACGCTTCCGGGAATGCCCGACCTCACGATGACCGCGAAATTTCCCAATGGTACGACCAACACGATCAGCGAAGAACTTCCCGGCGAGGGGCTGGGCTCCATCGCCGACCCGCACTGGAAAGCAACGCTCGGCGGTTTTACGCAACAACAGTTTTCGCAAGCACTGGGGTTTCCGCCCGGCACCGAGCTGACGATTCAGAACATATCGAAGGTCAACGAACATACGCTCAACGTGATCGCGAAGATCTCCGGGCCACCGGCCAAGTTCCCCAGTAATCCGACGCTCAAGACCTCGCCGAACGGCACCACGATCAAAGTGGGTTTCGCAAGCGGCGCGATTGCCCACGGCAGCTCCGTCAAGGTTCTCGCGAAGAAGGCGGGAATCTATTTGATCGGCTGCGCTTTCCATTATCACGAAGGGATGCAAGACGTGCTCGTGATTGCCAAGGGTGCGACGCCCGGACCGCAAGCGACAGCTCCCGCACAATGAATCTTCGCGCACCCGCGATCGGAGTTTGGACGCTCGGCATCGCGCTTGCAGCCTGCACGAACGGCGGCGGTTTAACCAACATCGGCGGCGGGGGCACTTCGCCTTCGCCGCTGCCTACCAACGCGATCGGGGTGGCCATTCCCAACCAAAAGATCGGTGTCGAGAACGATCCGGTATGGGGAACAATCGGCGGGTACACGGAGGAGGCGACCTCGCAAGTGCTGGCGTTTCCGCCCGGCGCACAGATAACGATCAAGAATCTCTC
This Candidatus Eremiobacterota bacterium DNA region includes the following protein-coding sequences:
- a CDS encoding tetratricopeptide repeat protein, whose translation is MRVLLLVALLIQAATGFGLAQTYAPRSPVPRTTSLPELRAIAARREIEERFTIGLDLQARGDWEAARGEFEQIVVLHPSEPQGSTAHYDLAIAYSNLHRNDDAARELRAAIALDPDFLAAMANLVSIDLARGDLREARKVADRYVALAPASARALYSRGIVALQSGDNAVARADFGKLLSENPSYAVAHYDLALAEERLGRYDAAERELQSALVLAPAYARARFALGVVLLREGEHAKARDEFARATVDAAGDPGLANIAAAMRDSIKN